A DNA window from Candidatus Latescibacterota bacterium contains the following coding sequences:
- a CDS encoding glycosyltransferase: MTRKVLMISHGYPPVGGSGMLRTLKFSKYLPPLGWQPVVLTLQRTKHPRLDTRLLKEVPAGTAVYRSPVWNPLDLLVWLKSLPKRLRRTRPAAPGAGGGGGVAEPATDDAPRGGPMGLLLDLLTTPDSYSGWLGPGLCIGLWTLLRHRPRIIYSTSPPPTAHLLGGLLARLARRPWVVDFRDPWTLQFPAEQLATRRGRWSRRLEAWVLRRADLVICNTDPLADALRATYPAIPAERFVTITNGFDPADFTSDPGAPPADGPFRFAHTGEFFPTRNLRVPDPFLAALRDLAEEGALDPARVRVRLVGSGEYTGLPQFAALMESPALAQMVEVVDFLPHAEIPAELAASHALLLFQNGEIFHMQVPAKAFEYIRAARPILAVAPPGATAALVASVDGGLAIAPDDAAGLRAAILALIAGRGALPRRGEEELERFGRPGLARKLAGLMDRLAPQGG, encoded by the coding sequence ATGACGCGCAAGGTGCTCATGATCAGCCACGGCTACCCGCCCGTGGGAGGGAGCGGCATGCTGCGCACCCTCAAGTTCAGCAAGTACCTGCCGCCGCTGGGCTGGCAGCCCGTGGTGCTCACGCTCCAGCGCACCAAGCATCCGCGTCTGGACACGCGGCTCTTGAAGGAAGTGCCGGCGGGCACGGCCGTCTACCGCTCGCCGGTCTGGAACCCGCTGGACCTGCTCGTCTGGCTGAAGTCCCTCCCGAAGCGCCTGCGCCGCACGCGGCCGGCCGCGCCCGGTGCTGGGGGTGGGGGCGGCGTGGCGGAACCCGCCACCGACGACGCCCCCCGCGGCGGCCCCATGGGCCTCCTGCTGGACCTGCTCACCACGCCCGACAGCTACAGCGGCTGGCTGGGACCGGGGCTCTGCATCGGCCTGTGGACGCTCCTGCGCCACCGGCCGCGGATCATCTACAGCACCAGCCCGCCGCCCACGGCGCACCTGCTGGGCGGCCTGCTGGCGCGGCTGGCGCGGCGGCCCTGGGTGGTGGACTTCCGCGACCCCTGGACGCTGCAGTTCCCCGCCGAGCAGCTCGCCACGCGCAGGGGGCGCTGGAGCCGTCGGCTCGAGGCCTGGGTGCTGCGCCGCGCCGACCTGGTGATCTGCAACACGGACCCGCTGGCCGACGCCCTGCGCGCCACCTACCCGGCGATCCCCGCCGAGCGCTTCGTCACCATCACGAACGGCTTCGACCCGGCGGACTTCACCAGCGATCCCGGCGCGCCGCCCGCGGACGGCCCCTTCCGCTTCGCGCACACGGGCGAGTTCTTCCCCACGCGCAACCTGCGCGTGCCGGATCCCTTCCTCGCCGCGCTGCGCGACCTGGCCGAGGAGGGCGCGCTGGACCCCGCCAGGGTGCGCGTGCGCCTGGTGGGCAGCGGCGAGTACACCGGACTGCCGCAGTTCGCCGCGCTCATGGAGTCACCCGCGCTGGCCCAGATGGTGGAGGTGGTGGACTTCCTGCCCCACGCCGAGATCCCCGCCGAGCTGGCGGCGAGCCACGCGCTGCTGCTCTTCCAGAACGGCGAGATCTTCCACATGCAGGTGCCGGCCAAGGCCTTCGAGTACATCCGGGCGGCGCGGCCGATCCTCGCCGTGGCGCCCCCGGGGGCGACCGCCGCGCTGGTGGCCTCGGTGGACGGCGGCCTGGCCATCGCGCCGGACGACGCCGCCGGCCTGCGCGCCGCCATCCTCGCGCTGATCGCCGGGCGCGGCGCGCTACCGCGGCGCGGTGAGGAAGAACTCGAGCGCTTCGGCCGTCCGGGTCTCGCGCGCAAGCTGGCCGGGCTGATGGACCGCCTGGCCCCTCAGGGAGGTTGA